One Cicer arietinum cultivar CDC Frontier isolate Library 1 chromosome 8, Cicar.CDCFrontier_v2.0, whole genome shotgun sequence DNA segment encodes these proteins:
- the LOC101498233 gene encoding 7,8-epoxymelianol synthase CYP88A51-like, producing MNLEHQGFQCKKMLSLDYSMWFILVTGLLGGYAFVFGFLRKLNEWYYVSRLGNMQMQYPLPPGDMGWPFLGNMPTFLKAFKSDPDSFIYHFVSRYGRTGMYKTHLFGSPSIIVCTPETCRKVLTDEENLKLGYPPSTMALTGKRSFHGISNTEHKRLRRLITSPINGHEALSSYIGLIENIAVKHLEELSTMDMPCEFLKEMRKFAFQVITTIFISSDCDHVDLGLVENLYIDLNKGMKSLAINLPGFAFHKALKARKKLVKLLQTLVEQKRRKNNRKKRLKKDMMDLLMEVKDEEGKILEDEDIIDLLLLFLLAGHESSAHGILWTIIYLMDHPHVFQRAKKEQEEIMETRPSTQKGLNLREIKQMEYLSKVIDEMLRRTSISFANFRLAKVDVNINGYTIPKGWKVLVWNRGVHMDPETYFNPKEFDPSRWENYKARAGSFLPFGLGSRLCPGSDLAKLEIIIFLHHFLLNYRMERINPECPVTYLPVPRPTDNCLARIIKVK from the exons ATGAATCTTGAGCACCAAGGATTTCAGTGCAAAAAAATGTTGTCACTAGATTATTCCATGTGGTTCATCCTAGTAACAGGTTTGTTGGGTGGATATGCATTTGTTTTTGGTTTCCTTAGGAAATTGAATGAATGGTACTATGTTAGTAGATTGGGAAATATGCAAATGCAATACCCTCTTCCACCAGGTGATATGGGTTGGCCTTTCCTTGGTAACATGCCTACTTTCCTTAAAGCTTTCAAGTCTGACCCTGATTCTTTCATCTATCACTTTGTTTCCAG ATATGGCAGGACAGGCATGTATAAGACACATTTGTTTGGGAGTCCAAGCATCATAGTATGCACACCAGAAACATGTCGTAAGGTACTAACAGATGAAGAAAATCTCAAGCTTGGATACCCTCCTTCAACCATGGCACTCACCGGAAAAAGATCCTTTCACGGCATCTCGAACACCGAACACAAGCGTTTGCGGCGGTTAATTACATCTCCTATAAATGGTCACGAGGCATTGTCCTCATATATTGGTCTCATAGAAAATATTGCTGTGAAACATTTGGAAGAGTTGTCTACCATGGACATGCCTTGTGAGTTTCTGAAAGAGATGAGAAAGTTTGCTTTTCAAGTTATCACTACCATTTTCATATCATCTGATTGTGATCATGTGGACCTTGGTTTGGTTGAGAATTTGTATATTGATTTGAATAAGGGAATGAAATCACTTGCCATCAATCTCCCTGGCTTTGCATTCCATAAAGCACTAAAG GCACGAAAGAAGTTGGTGAAGCTGTTGCAAACCTTAGTGGAGCAAAAGAGGAGGAAgaataatagaaagaaaaggtTAAAAAAAGATATGATGGATTTATTGATGGAAGTGAAAGATGAAGAGGGTAAGATATTGGAGGATGAAGACATTATAGACTTACTTCTTCTGTTCTTGTTAGCTGGTCATGAAAGCTCTGCTCATGGAATTTTATGGACTATTATTTATCTCATGGATCATCCACATGTCTTCCAAAGAGCCAAG AAAGAACAAGAAGAGATTATGGAAACAAGGCCTTCCACTCAAAAAGGGCTTAACCTTAGGGAAATTAAGCAAATGGAATATCTTTCAAAG GTTATTGATGAGATGTTGCGCAGAACAAGTATTTCGTTTGCAAACTTTAGATTGGCAAAAGTCGATGTTAACATCAATG GTTATACTATACCAAAAGGATGGAAAGTCTTGGTTTGGAACAGAGGTGTTCATATGGATCCTGAAACTTACTTCAATCCAAAGGAATTTGATCCATCCAGATGGGAG AATTATAAAGCAAGAGCAGGATCATTCCTTCCATTTGGATTAGGAAGCAGATTATGTCCCGGAAGTGATTTGGCTAAGCTTGAAATCATCATTTTCCTCCATCATTTTCTTCTTAACTATAG GATGGAGAGAATTAATCCAGAGTGTCCTGTGACCTACCTGCCAGTACCTAGGCCTACAGACAATTGCCTTGCAAgaattataaaagtaaaataa
- the LOC101502196 gene encoding glycine cleavage system H protein, mitochondrial — protein sequence MALRMWASSTANALKLSSSSSSKLPPFSLSRSFSSVLDGLKYSSSHEWVKHEGSIATIGITDHAQEHLGEVVFVELPEAGGSVSKGNGFGAVESVKATSDVNSPISGEIVEVNDKLTGKPGLINSSPYEDGWMIKIKPSSPTELDSLLGAKEYTKFCEEEDAAH from the exons ATGGCACTGAGGATGTGGGCTTCTTCAACTGCCAATGCACTCAaactctcttcttcttcttcctccaaGTTACCTCCTTTTTCCCTCTCCAGATCTTTCTCTTCTG ttttggatGGACTCAAGTACTCATCTTCACATGAATGGGTGAAGCATGAAGGATCAATAGCCACAATTGGTATCACTGATCATGCCCAG GAACATCTTGGAGAGGTTGTGTTTGTGGAGCTTCCAGAAGCTGGTGGTTCAGTTAGCAAGGGTAACGGTTTTGGAGCAGTTGAAAGTGTTAAGGCAACAAGTGATGTAAACTCTCCAATATCTGGTGAGATTGTTGAGGTTAATGACAAACTCACAGGAAAGCCTGGTCTG ATCAACTCAAGCCCATATGAAGATGGATGgatgatcaaaataaagccaagtAGTCCAACTGAATTAGATTCATTGTTGGGTGCAAAGGAGtacacaaaattttgtgaggaAGAAGATGCTGCTCATTAA
- the LOC101502513 gene encoding protein ABCI7, chloroplastic codes for MSGIALTPAAYNPVIPSSSCSLKYQKSFRVKTRVSLNNAISISSDPFVLELAEALEDSVATPKTLQKLRQSSSHSLLSTPWPSRKDEPFRFTDLSILRSSQILPAKTPTITDAHITVPPDSQFPCHVTIIDGHFVNSMSNVTEIPDGVYVGSLSNLDPTVADRVSELVSGFDGGDLFWSINGMGAPDLTVVYVPEGCRVVQSPIHLSYLSSQGSKEGSNDLIVSNPRVLVVVEKGGEVDIIEEFSNVEGNENECYWSNAALEVVIGEGGKVRHSYIQTQSSLSAHIKWTSVRQESSSTYELTEVSAGGKLGRHNLHIKQLGPDTVTELSTLHLSVGNQTQDLHSSLVLDHPRGYSRQLHKCIVAHSQGQAVFDGNVKVNRYAQQTDAGQLTRSLLLEPRATVNVKPNLQIIADDVKCSHGAAISDLEQSQLLYFQARGIDSETARRVLIFAFGGEVIDKFPYSSIRDRVRSQIKSLLDPSPK; via the exons atgagtGGTATAGCATTGACACCCGCAGCTTACAATCCCGTTATCCCATCTTCATCTTGTTCGTTAAAATATCAGAAAAGTTTCAGAGTCAAAACGAGAGTCTCACTTAACAACGCAATATCAATCTCTTCTGACCCCTTCGTTCTCGAACTTGCCGAAGCTTTAGAAGACTCCGTCGCCACACCAAAAACTCTTCAGAAGCTGAGACAAAGTTCATCACACTCACTCCTCTCAACTCCATGGCCATCACGAAAAGACGAACCCTTCCGTTTCACTGACCTCTCCATCCTCCGCTCTTCTCAAATCCTCCCCGCCAAAACCCCAACCATTACCGACGCCCACATCACCGTTCCTCCTGATTCTCAATTCCCCTGCCACGTCACCATTATCGATGGCCACTTCGTAAACTCAATGTCCAACGTTACGGAGATTCCCGATGGGGTTTACGTTGGTAGCTTATCGAATTTGGATCCTACGGTAGCTGATAGGGTTTCGGAATTGGTGTCTGGATTCGACGGTGGTGATTTGTTTTGGTCAATCAACGGTATGGGTGCTCCTGATTTAACGGTGGTTTATGTACCGGAGGGTTGCCGTGTTGTTCAAAGTCCGATTCATTTGAGTTATTTATCGTCGCAGGGTAGTAAGGAAGGTTCGAATGATTTGATAGTTTCGAATCCGAGGgttttggtggtggtggagaaAGGTGGAGAAGTTGATATAATTGAAGAGTTTTCGAATGTGGAAGGGAATGAGAATGAGTGTTATTGGAGTAATGCTGCTTTGGAAGTTGTGATTGGGGAAGGTGGTAAGGTTCGACATTCGTATATTCAGACTCAGTCTTCACTTTCTGCACACATCAAATGGACATCGGTTCGACAG GAATCATCTAGTACATACGAGCTTACAGAGGTAAGCGCAGGAGGCAAACTGGGAAGGCACAATCTTCATATTAAGCAACTAGGTCCAGACACGGTGACAGAGTTATCAACTTTGCACTTGTCTGTTGGTAATCAAACACAGGATCTTCACAGTAGTCTTGTATTGGATCATCCAAGGGGCTATTCCCGTCAGCTTCATAAGTGCATTGTTGCTCATTCACAGGGACAAGCAGTTTTTGACGGAAACGTCAAGGTCAACAG GTATGCTCAGCAGACAGATGCAGGACAGTTAACAAGAAGCCTTCTTCTTGAACCTCGTGCAACTGTAAATGTTAAACCAAATCTCCAAATCATCGCTGATGATGTCAAGTGTTCCCATGGAGCTGCAATAAGTGACCTGGAACAAAGCCAACTCCTGTATTTCCAAGCACGCGGCATTGATTCAGAAACAGCTAGAAGGGTTTTAATTTTTGCCTTTGGAGGGGAAGTGATAGACAAGTTTCCGTATTCTTCCATTAGAGATAGAGTACGAAGTCAGATTAAAAGTTTATTGGACCCATCTCCTAAATGA